One Halarcobacter ebronensis genomic window carries:
- the mobA gene encoding molybdenum cofactor guanylyltransferase MobA — METPYFEIPCVILCGGKSSRMGEDKALLPFSNYPTLSQFQYERLKPFFKEIYLSSKTDKFNFEKNLILDKENIHSPMVALKNIFETLKNEDKIFIITVDTPFVKIETIEKIINNSQEYSITVAKTEKTHNLCGLFHKSCLSFINKMLEEDIHKVGFLLKNSATKELQFEDEDEFLNMNNKDEYLKAKSIIS; from the coding sequence ATGGAAACTCCATATTTTGAAATACCTTGTGTAATTCTATGTGGAGGTAAAAGCTCACGAATGGGAGAAGACAAAGCTCTTCTTCCTTTTTCAAACTATCCAACACTTTCACAATTTCAATATGAAAGATTAAAACCATTTTTTAAAGAGATATATCTTTCATCAAAAACTGATAAATTTAATTTTGAAAAAAATTTAATTTTAGATAAAGAAAATATACATTCACCTATGGTTGCCCTTAAAAATATTTTTGAAACTCTTAAAAATGAAGATAAGATATTTATAATTACAGTTGATACTCCTTTTGTTAAAATAGAAACAATAGAAAAAATAATTAATAATTCACAAGAATATAGTATAACTGTGGCGAAAACAGAAAAAACTCATAATTTGTGTGGTCTTTTTCATAAATCTTGCTTATCATTTATAAATAAGATGCTTGAAGAGGATATTCATAAGGTAGGTTTCCTTTTGAAAAATTCTGCAACAAAAGAGCTTCAATTCGAGGATGAAGACGAGTTTTTAAATATGAATAATAAAGACGAGTATTTAAAAGCAAAATCAATTATAAGCTGA